The following coding sequences lie in one Pseudarthrobacter phenanthrenivorans Sphe3 genomic window:
- the hutI gene encoding imidazolonepropionase, producing the protein MSTLITNIAELMTQDLKRRVLKDAAVVIEGDRISWIGAAADAPAADDAVDAGGRAMLPGWVDSHTHLLFAGDRTAEFEARMAGESYSAGGIAVTMNATRATSDFDLTRLALGRVAEAVSQGTTYLETKTGYGLDVEHEARSARIASTVADQVTYLGAHLVPAGEDPDAYTELVCGPMLAAVLPFVRWADVFCEEGAFTVEQSRKVLLACRDAGLGLRVHGNQLGEGPGVQLAVELEAASVDHVNYLADRDVEALAGTWAGWDAGTGSGRRGTVATCLPACDLSTRQPLAPARKLLDAGVQVALASNCNPGTSYTSSMAFCVTTAVLQMGLSVHEAVRAATYGGALALHKDKGIDVDGERAVGSIAVGHRADFHVLNAPSATHLAYRPGMPLTYAVWRAGKRER; encoded by the coding sequence ATGAGCACCCTGATCACCAACATCGCCGAGCTGATGACGCAGGACCTGAAGCGCCGGGTCCTGAAGGATGCTGCGGTGGTGATCGAAGGTGATCGGATTTCATGGATCGGTGCTGCGGCCGACGCTCCCGCTGCGGATGACGCCGTCGACGCCGGCGGGCGGGCCATGCTCCCCGGCTGGGTGGATTCGCACACGCACCTGCTCTTCGCCGGTGACCGGACGGCCGAGTTCGAGGCGAGGATGGCGGGGGAGTCCTATTCGGCCGGCGGCATTGCGGTGACCATGAACGCGACGCGTGCCACCTCGGATTTCGACCTGACACGGCTTGCCCTGGGCCGGGTTGCCGAAGCCGTTTCGCAGGGCACCACCTACCTTGAGACCAAGACCGGCTACGGCCTGGACGTTGAACACGAAGCCCGCAGTGCCCGCATTGCCTCCACAGTGGCGGACCAGGTGACCTACCTCGGTGCCCACCTGGTTCCCGCAGGGGAGGATCCCGACGCCTACACCGAGCTGGTGTGCGGGCCAATGCTGGCGGCGGTCCTGCCGTTCGTGCGGTGGGCGGACGTCTTCTGCGAGGAGGGAGCATTCACCGTGGAGCAGTCCCGCAAGGTGCTGCTCGCCTGCAGGGACGCCGGACTGGGCCTGCGCGTTCACGGAAACCAGCTCGGGGAAGGGCCCGGCGTGCAACTGGCGGTGGAGCTGGAGGCTGCGAGTGTAGACCACGTGAACTACCTCGCGGACCGGGATGTGGAGGCGCTCGCTGGGACTTGGGCCGGCTGGGACGCCGGAACCGGAAGCGGGCGCCGCGGAACCGTGGCCACATGCCTGCCTGCCTGCGACCTCTCCACCCGGCAGCCGCTGGCCCCCGCCCGGAAGCTCCTTGATGCCGGGGTGCAGGTGGCGTTGGCATCCAACTGCAATCCGGGCACGTCCTACACGAGTTCCATGGCATTCTGCGTCACTACGGCTGTGCTGCAGATGGGACTGAGCGTCCACGAAGCTGTCCGCGCGGCTACCTACGGCGGGGCCCTTGCCCTGCACAAGGACAAGGGAATCGACGTCGACGGCGAACGGGCGGTGGGTTCCATCGCGGTCGGACATCGTGCGGATTTCCATGTCTTGAATGCGCCGTCGGCTACGCACCTTGCGTACCGCCCCGGCATGCCCCTGACGTACGCTGTATGGCGGGCCGGGAAGCGGGAGCGCTAG
- a CDS encoding DeoR/GlpR family DNA-binding transcription regulator: protein MTRTDRLTAILDLLAKTGQVEVEEIVSTLHVSPATARRDLDSLAKRRLLTRTRGGATTGALAYDLPGRYNRDDHAEAKQQIAQAASGLIAPGAVIGLCGGTTSTVLAQILATREDLNAPSNQPTLTVVTNAINIASQLAVRPNIKVMVTGGILNPRSYELVGPYTDIIMQKVVLDIAFIGVNGIDPEVGPTNTGEGEASVNALLASRARVSYVLADSSKVGVRAFATMDGYNFTRLITDSGISARDKAAFESNGTEVIVAGS, encoded by the coding sequence ATGACCCGCACCGACCGCTTGACGGCAATCCTTGACCTGCTCGCCAAAACCGGCCAGGTGGAGGTCGAAGAAATTGTGAGCACCCTGCACGTCTCTCCGGCCACTGCCCGGCGGGACCTGGACAGCCTGGCCAAGCGACGGCTGCTGACCAGGACCCGGGGCGGAGCCACCACAGGGGCATTGGCCTACGACCTGCCTGGCAGATACAACCGGGACGATCACGCCGAAGCGAAGCAGCAAATCGCGCAGGCGGCCTCAGGCCTCATTGCCCCGGGTGCCGTGATCGGCCTGTGCGGCGGTACCACCAGCACCGTGCTGGCCCAGATCCTGGCTACCCGTGAAGACCTCAACGCGCCCTCCAACCAGCCCACCCTCACGGTGGTGACCAACGCCATCAACATCGCGTCGCAGCTGGCAGTCCGGCCCAACATCAAGGTCATGGTCACCGGCGGGATCCTCAATCCGCGCTCCTACGAACTGGTGGGCCCCTATACGGACATCATCATGCAGAAAGTGGTGCTGGATATCGCTTTTATCGGCGTCAACGGCATCGACCCGGAAGTGGGGCCCACCAACACGGGGGAGGGGGAAGCCTCGGTCAACGCCCTGCTCGCCAGCCGGGCCCGGGTTTCCTACGTGCTGGCAGACTCCTCAAAGGTGGGGGTGCGTGCCTTCGCCACCATGGACGGTTACAACTTCACCCGGCTCATCACCGACTCCGGGATTTCGGCACGCGACAAGGCTGCCTTCGAGTCGAACGGCACGGAAGTCATAGTCGCCGGCAGTTGA
- a CDS encoding CPBP family intramembrane glutamic endopeptidase, translated as MLVPSRRRLRIEVWIVLGLSLGQSAVYSVVQLLDKMTRAPLAEGTSTLNRSQSTREYFDLTYQLLDIVFALVPVLLVFYFLSDQRQAASGDGSKAGSAFTRLGFNFERPGRDLLQGLGLAALIGVPSLGLYAAGRALGVTTAIIPSALDAYWWTVPVLILSAVRHGIVEEVIVVGYLLDRFGKFGWSVPLSIMASSLLRGTYHLYQGFGPFIGNVLMGVVFAWLYTRTRRVMPLVIAHALLDIVAFVGFSLFGKAVGLG; from the coding sequence ATGCTGGTTCCCTCCCGCCGTCGTCTGCGGATCGAAGTCTGGATCGTCTTGGGCCTCTCGCTGGGCCAGTCCGCCGTGTACTCCGTGGTGCAACTGCTGGACAAGATGACGCGTGCGCCCCTTGCGGAGGGCACCTCAACACTGAACCGCTCGCAAAGCACCCGTGAGTATTTCGATCTGACCTACCAGCTGCTGGACATTGTCTTCGCGCTGGTGCCCGTGCTGCTCGTGTTCTACTTCCTCAGTGACCAGCGGCAGGCCGCATCCGGCGACGGAAGCAAAGCCGGTTCGGCCTTCACGAGGCTGGGGTTCAATTTTGAGCGGCCCGGCCGGGATCTGCTGCAGGGGCTTGGCCTGGCGGCGCTGATCGGCGTCCCGTCCCTCGGTCTGTACGCGGCGGGAAGGGCTCTTGGGGTTACCACCGCCATCATTCCCAGCGCACTCGACGCCTACTGGTGGACAGTGCCCGTGCTGATCCTGTCCGCGGTCCGCCACGGGATAGTGGAGGAAGTCATCGTTGTGGGCTACCTGCTGGACCGCTTCGGAAAATTCGGTTGGAGCGTTCCGTTGTCCATCATGGCGAGCTCGCTGTTGCGCGGCACGTACCACCTGTACCAGGGATTCGGGCCGTTTATCGGCAACGTATTGATGGGCGTGGTCTTTGCCTGGTTGTATACGCGGACGCGGCGGGTGATGCCGCTGGTGATAGCCCACGCACTGCTGGATATCGTGGCGTTCGTGGGCTTCAGCCTGTTCGGCAAGGCCGTGGGACTGGGGTGA
- a CDS encoding HNH endonuclease signature motif containing protein: MEINPAVVQAEAAVDASVAAFAAVLAGGGTAGSCTAGAGFDDALQRVADGALEVLTGVARSEAKLAALKAQAVEVFAAATQALNGPARSPQEATAQDRSLVAEVGCALVIGDRAAGALLADAHALTTSRPRTLAALQAGTISWAHARTMVDQTLGLDPAAAAALEDYFLDPDAAHRTTGATIGEMPAYRFKAKARTWRERHHPESIEKRHAKGAADRRVEYWKDTDGMAWIAACLPADKASAIWNRLTALARGMQGPGEDRTLTQRRADTYCAALLTSGTNGGSTGSGHGPGYGSGAGARGTGAEAHPGQGDSIRAQVLVTVPVFSLMGLTDEPAMLDGYGPIPPSTARDLVANGAGSFHRVLIDPRDGAPLEIGRTSYRVTKAMRNWLRLRDGKCPFPGCSNHSLDNEADHILAWHKGGATGISNLGQPCPKHHKLRHTSGWKPTPATKNEPPGWTSPTGHHYKSEHQDWEPPHWPDLLVGLKPDERHNGQVHGAPPHPAMPAAHACPPGGLPYLEPPLEEPMSDNLVDPNDLPADDPLWEDFYAVPTGLAGDPLVPGQEPLGDLEPAIT; encoded by the coding sequence ATGGAAATCAACCCGGCGGTGGTGCAGGCTGAGGCGGCGGTTGACGCTTCGGTGGCTGCTTTTGCGGCGGTGCTCGCTGGCGGCGGTACTGCTGGTTCCTGTACTGCCGGCGCGGGCTTTGATGATGCGTTGCAGCGGGTTGCTGATGGGGCTTTGGAGGTTTTAACCGGGGTAGCCCGGTCGGAGGCGAAGCTGGCGGCGTTGAAGGCGCAGGCGGTGGAGGTGTTTGCCGCGGCCACGCAGGCCCTGAACGGTCCGGCACGTTCACCCCAGGAGGCAACGGCGCAGGACCGGAGCCTGGTGGCCGAGGTCGGGTGTGCGCTGGTCATCGGCGACCGCGCCGCCGGTGCGCTGCTGGCCGACGCCCACGCCCTGACCACGTCCCGGCCCCGGACCCTCGCCGCTTTGCAGGCCGGGACCATTTCCTGGGCGCATGCCCGGACCATGGTGGACCAGACCCTCGGCCTTGACCCGGCCGCGGCGGCGGCCCTGGAGGACTATTTCCTGGACCCCGACGCCGCACACCGGACCACGGGTGCCACCATCGGGGAAATGCCGGCGTACCGGTTCAAGGCCAAGGCCAGGACCTGGCGGGAACGCCACCACCCCGAATCGATTGAGAAGCGTCACGCCAAGGGTGCAGCGGACCGGCGGGTCGAGTACTGGAAGGACACTGACGGGATGGCCTGGATCGCCGCGTGCCTGCCCGCGGACAAAGCATCGGCCATCTGGAACCGGCTCACCGCCCTCGCCCGGGGAATGCAAGGGCCCGGGGAAGACCGCACCCTCACCCAGCGCCGGGCAGACACCTATTGCGCCGCCCTCCTGACCAGCGGCACCAACGGCGGTTCCACAGGCTCCGGCCATGGCCCCGGCTACGGCTCTGGAGCCGGGGCCCGGGGAACAGGTGCTGAAGCCCATCCCGGGCAGGGCGATTCGATCCGTGCGCAGGTCCTGGTCACCGTGCCGGTGTTTTCCCTGATGGGACTGACCGACGAGCCGGCCATGCTGGACGGGTACGGCCCGATCCCGCCGTCCACGGCAAGGGATCTGGTCGCGAATGGTGCCGGTTCCTTCCACCGGGTGCTCATTGATCCTCGTGACGGGGCGCCGCTGGAGATCGGCCGGACCAGCTACCGGGTGACCAAGGCGATGCGGAACTGGCTGCGGCTGCGGGACGGCAAATGCCCCTTCCCCGGCTGCAGCAACCACTCCCTGGACAACGAAGCAGACCATATTCTCGCCTGGCATAAAGGCGGTGCCACCGGGATCTCCAACCTGGGACAACCCTGCCCGAAACACCACAAACTCAGGCACACCAGCGGCTGGAAACCAACACCAGCCACCAAAAACGAACCACCCGGCTGGACCTCACCGACCGGGCACCACTACAAAAGCGAACACCAGGACTGGGAACCACCCCACTGGCCAGACCTGCTGGTAGGACTGAAACCGGACGAGCGCCACAACGGGCAAGTGCATGGCGCACCGCCCCACCCGGCGATGCCCGCTGCTCATGCCTGCCCTCCCGGAGGCCTCCCCTATCTGGAGCCTCCACTTGAGGAACCTATGAGCGACAACCTGGTAGACCCGAACGACCTGCCTGCGGATGACCCCTTATGGGAGGACTTCTACGCGGTGCCGACCGGCCTGGCCGGGGACCCGCTCGTCCCGGGTCAGGAGCCATTAGGGGACCTGGAACCGGCCATTACCTAG
- a CDS encoding VOC family protein, with the protein MRMDHVSYACEHDGLAATTERISSALGVEAVKGGVHPRFGTRNMIIPLAGHKYLEVVEVLDHPASDKAPFGQAVRARSAAGGGWMGWCVEVDDLAPFEERLGRSAVNGNRKFPDGRELVWKQIGILGLIADPQVPYMLKWEGDPSLHPSNAYDSNVKMSCLTIAGSAARVTEWLGEPVEKPLEDVAVEWVAPHGTPGILSVTFETANGAVTI; encoded by the coding sequence ATGCGCATGGATCACGTCTCTTACGCCTGTGAACACGATGGCCTGGCTGCCACCACCGAACGTATTTCCTCTGCCCTCGGCGTTGAGGCAGTGAAGGGCGGGGTACACCCCCGGTTCGGAACCCGGAACATGATCATTCCCCTCGCCGGGCATAAGTACCTGGAGGTCGTGGAGGTCCTGGACCACCCCGCCTCAGACAAGGCCCCCTTCGGACAGGCAGTGCGTGCCCGGTCCGCCGCGGGCGGCGGCTGGATGGGCTGGTGCGTCGAAGTGGACGACCTCGCCCCGTTCGAGGAGCGGCTGGGCCGGTCTGCCGTGAACGGAAACCGCAAGTTTCCCGATGGCCGCGAACTCGTGTGGAAGCAGATTGGCATCCTGGGCCTCATTGCGGACCCCCAGGTGCCCTACATGCTCAAGTGGGAAGGCGATCCTTCCCTGCACCCGTCCAACGCCTACGACAGCAACGTCAAAATGAGCTGCTTGACCATTGCGGGCTCGGCGGCACGCGTGACCGAATGGCTTGGAGAGCCCGTGGAGAAGCCGCTGGAAGACGTGGCTGTGGAGTGGGTGGCCCCGCACGGGACCCCCGGGATCCTTTCCGTCACGTTTGAAACCGCCAACGGGGCAGTCACAATCTGA
- a CDS encoding bifunctional o-acetylhomoserine/o-acetylserine sulfhydrylase: MSNGWSFETRQIHAGQEPDSATGARALPIYQTTSFVFPSAESAANRFALAELAPIYTRIGNPTQDAVEQRIASLEGGLGALLLSSGQAAETFAVLNIAEAGDHIVASPSLYGGTYNLFAHTLKKFGISVTFVADPDNLEQWRDAVQPNTKLFFAEVVSNPRQDVLDIEGVSGVAHSAGVPLIVDNTLSTPYLIRPLEWGADVVVHSATKYLGGHGSAIAGVIVDSGNFDFGKDPGKFPGFNTPDPTYNGLVYARDLGADGALGANLSYILKARVQLLRDLGSAVSPFNAFLIAQGLETLSLRVERHVATALEVAQWLEARDDVESVAYAGLPSSPWFERGRKYGPKGTGAIVSFNLAGGAEAGKRFVDALELHSHVANIGDVRSLVIHPASTTHSQLSPEQQEVAGVTPGLVRLSVGIEHIDDILADLEAGFRAAKAAAA, translated from the coding sequence GTGTCCAACGGATGGTCTTTCGAAACCCGCCAGATCCATGCAGGGCAGGAGCCGGACAGCGCCACAGGTGCCCGTGCCCTCCCCATCTACCAGACGACGTCGTTCGTTTTCCCCAGCGCCGAGAGCGCTGCGAACAGGTTTGCCCTGGCCGAGCTCGCGCCCATCTACACCAGGATCGGCAACCCCACCCAGGATGCGGTGGAGCAGCGGATTGCCAGCCTCGAAGGCGGCCTGGGTGCGCTGCTGCTCAGCTCCGGCCAGGCGGCTGAGACCTTTGCGGTCCTGAACATTGCCGAGGCGGGGGACCACATCGTGGCCAGTCCCAGCCTCTACGGGGGGACCTACAACCTCTTCGCCCACACCCTGAAGAAGTTCGGCATCTCGGTCACGTTCGTAGCGGATCCTGACAACCTCGAGCAGTGGCGTGACGCGGTCCAGCCCAACACCAAGCTCTTCTTCGCTGAGGTGGTGTCCAACCCGCGGCAGGACGTCCTGGACATTGAGGGCGTGTCCGGAGTTGCGCACAGCGCCGGCGTCCCCCTGATCGTGGACAACACCCTGTCCACGCCCTACCTCATCCGTCCGCTGGAATGGGGTGCAGACGTCGTGGTGCACTCGGCTACCAAGTACCTGGGCGGGCATGGGTCCGCGATCGCCGGCGTCATCGTGGACTCGGGAAACTTCGACTTTGGCAAGGACCCCGGGAAGTTCCCCGGCTTCAACACTCCGGACCCCACTTACAACGGCCTTGTCTACGCGCGTGACCTTGGGGCGGACGGTGCCCTGGGTGCCAACCTGTCCTATATCCTCAAGGCCCGGGTCCAGCTCCTGCGTGACCTGGGTTCTGCTGTCTCGCCATTCAACGCCTTCCTGATTGCCCAGGGGCTGGAAACGTTGAGCCTGCGGGTGGAACGGCATGTTGCCACCGCGCTGGAAGTGGCGCAGTGGCTCGAAGCGCGTGACGACGTCGAATCGGTCGCCTACGCGGGTCTGCCCTCCAGCCCATGGTTCGAGCGCGGGCGCAAATACGGTCCCAAAGGTACAGGGGCTATCGTCTCGTTCAACCTGGCCGGCGGCGCGGAAGCGGGCAAGCGCTTCGTGGACGCCCTGGAGCTGCACTCCCATGTGGCAAACATCGGCGACGTCCGCTCCCTTGTCATCCATCCGGCGTCGACCACCCACAGCCAGCTCTCACCGGAGCAGCAGGAAGTGGCCGGCGTGACCCCGGGGCTGGTGCGGCTTTCGGTGGGCATTGAGCACATTGACGACATCCTGGCCGACCTCGAAGCCGGCTTCCGGGCGGCCAAGGCCGCCGCAGCCTGA
- the metX gene encoding homoserine O-acetyltransferase MetX, producing the protein MTVTVTRTTVPEHGIVRYASIGGLQLEGGGYLPDVTLAYETWGRLNEDGSNAVLIEHALTGSTHVTRGDTDEPGWWEQLAGPGAPVDTNRFFVVSINIVGGCYGSTGPSSPAPDGKPWGSRFPLVTLRDSSVAEARLADQLGINSWFAVLGGSMGGARALEWAITFPERVQRCAVISVGAASTAEQIAFAQAQTLAIRQDPNFNGGDYYGGPFPEEGLALARRIAHITYRSAAELEGRFGREPQAPESPLQGGVLAARGRYQVESYLDHQGNKLVRRFDANSYIAITDALMSHDICRDRGPLPETLARSGARFFVAAVDSDRLYFPSQSRELATALPGDVDVHVIEAPIGHDGFLTEIGQLGRQLRAHLSA; encoded by the coding sequence ATGACGGTTACCGTCACCCGTACCACCGTTCCCGAACACGGAATCGTCCGCTATGCCTCCATCGGCGGGCTGCAGCTGGAGGGCGGCGGTTACCTGCCGGACGTCACCCTGGCCTACGAAACCTGGGGCAGGCTCAACGAGGACGGCAGCAACGCTGTCCTGATCGAGCACGCGCTGACCGGCAGCACGCACGTGACCCGGGGTGACACGGATGAGCCCGGCTGGTGGGAGCAACTCGCGGGCCCGGGCGCGCCCGTGGACACAAACCGGTTCTTCGTGGTGTCCATCAACATCGTGGGCGGTTGCTACGGGTCCACCGGCCCGTCGTCACCTGCACCGGATGGCAAACCCTGGGGCTCGCGCTTTCCCCTCGTCACCTTGCGGGACAGCAGCGTGGCCGAGGCCCGGCTGGCTGACCAGTTGGGAATCAATAGCTGGTTTGCGGTGCTCGGCGGTTCCATGGGTGGAGCCCGCGCACTTGAATGGGCCATCACCTTCCCGGAGCGGGTGCAGCGCTGCGCAGTGATTTCGGTGGGCGCCGCAAGCACGGCCGAGCAGATCGCCTTCGCCCAGGCGCAGACCCTGGCGATCCGCCAGGACCCGAATTTCAACGGGGGCGATTACTACGGCGGCCCGTTCCCCGAGGAGGGCCTGGCCCTGGCCCGGCGCATTGCGCACATCACCTACCGCTCTGCGGCGGAACTCGAAGGCAGGTTCGGCCGCGAACCCCAGGCTCCGGAGTCGCCCCTGCAGGGCGGCGTCCTGGCTGCCCGCGGCCGCTACCAGGTGGAAAGCTACCTGGACCACCAGGGGAACAAGCTGGTCCGGCGGTTTGACGCCAACAGCTACATCGCAATCACCGACGCCCTGATGAGCCACGACATCTGCCGGGACCGAGGGCCGCTTCCCGAGACCCTGGCACGGTCGGGTGCGCGGTTCTTTGTGGCAGCCGTGGACTCTGACCGGCTCTACTTCCCGTCCCAGTCGCGGGAACTTGCCACGGCCCTGCCGGGAGACGTGGACGTGCACGTCATTGAGGCGCCGATAGGCCATGACGGCTTCCTGACGGAAATCGGCCAGTTGGGCCGCCAGCTCCGGGCGCACCTCTCGGCCTAG
- a CDS encoding MFS transporter, giving the protein MSTEKSAARRPEETDVKSSGLKKVVTASMAGTVVEWYEFFLYASAATLVFGKLFFPNSGTELDGIIAAFVTYAVGFVARPIGGIVFGHFGDKFGRKQLLQLSIILVGVATFLMGCLPTFAQIGYWAPALLVFLRFVQGFAVGGEWGGAVLLVAEHSPNKSRGFWSSWPQSAVPMGNLLATAVLFTLSSTLSPEAFLGWGWRVAFWLSAVIVIIGYYIRTKVQDAPIFLEARKEVTSENKGYGVAEVFRRYPRGVFTAMGLRFAENILYYLVVTFSITYLKVVVQTDTSRILLLLLVAHFIHFCAVPLVGRMSDALGRRPVYMAGTILAGTWGFFAFPMMDTANDLIILAAITIGLLFHALMYAGQPSIMAEMFPTRMRYSGVSLGYQVTSIVAGSLAPIIASSLLGSFGSSVPVAFYLLAACVVTAISVFFLKETRGISLHDVDAADAQGTADLLAAAKK; this is encoded by the coding sequence ATGAGTACGGAAAAGTCCGCCGCGCGGCGGCCCGAGGAAACCGACGTCAAGTCCTCAGGCCTGAAGAAGGTCGTCACGGCCTCCATGGCCGGCACCGTGGTTGAGTGGTATGAGTTCTTCCTTTACGCCTCCGCCGCAACGCTGGTGTTCGGCAAGCTGTTCTTCCCCAACTCCGGCACCGAGCTGGACGGCATCATCGCAGCCTTCGTCACCTACGCGGTCGGCTTCGTTGCCCGCCCCATCGGCGGCATCGTCTTCGGCCACTTCGGCGACAAATTCGGCCGCAAGCAGCTCCTGCAGCTGAGCATCATCCTGGTGGGTGTGGCCACATTCCTCATGGGCTGCCTGCCAACCTTTGCGCAGATCGGCTACTGGGCGCCGGCGCTCCTGGTGTTCCTGCGCTTCGTCCAAGGCTTCGCGGTGGGCGGCGAATGGGGCGGCGCTGTGCTCCTTGTCGCCGAGCACAGCCCCAACAAGTCCCGCGGCTTCTGGTCAAGCTGGCCGCAGTCCGCGGTCCCCATGGGAAACCTGCTCGCCACCGCCGTGCTGTTCACCCTGTCCTCCACCCTTTCCCCGGAAGCGTTCCTCGGCTGGGGCTGGCGCGTAGCCTTCTGGCTCTCCGCAGTGATCGTCATCATCGGCTACTACATCCGCACCAAGGTCCAGGACGCGCCGATCTTCCTTGAGGCCCGCAAGGAAGTCACTTCCGAGAACAAGGGCTACGGCGTTGCCGAAGTATTCCGCCGGTACCCGCGCGGCGTATTCACTGCCATGGGCCTGCGCTTCGCGGAAAACATCCTCTACTACCTCGTGGTCACGTTCTCCATCACCTATCTGAAGGTGGTTGTGCAGACGGACACCTCCCGCATCCTGCTCCTCCTGCTGGTGGCACACTTCATCCACTTCTGTGCAGTCCCGCTGGTGGGCAGGATGTCCGATGCCCTGGGACGCCGCCCGGTCTACATGGCCGGTACGATCCTCGCCGGAACCTGGGGCTTCTTCGCGTTCCCCATGATGGATACCGCCAACGACCTCATCATCCTGGCCGCCATCACGATCGGCCTGCTGTTCCACGCACTCATGTACGCCGGCCAGCCGTCCATCATGGCCGAGATGTTCCCCACCCGCATGCGGTACTCGGGCGTTTCCCTCGGCTACCAGGTGACCTCCATCGTGGCCGGCTCGCTGGCGCCCATCATCGCCAGCTCGCTGCTGGGCAGCTTCGGCTCGTCCGTTCCGGTGGCGTTCTACCTCCTGGCCGCCTGCGTGGTGACCGCGATATCGGTGTTCTTCCTCAAGGAAACCCGCGGCATCTCGCTGCACGATGTCGACGCCGCCGACGCCCAGGGCACCGCCGACCTCCTGGCCGCCGCCAAGAAATAA
- a CDS encoding alcohol dehydrogenase catalytic domain-containing protein → MRAAVLSSTVPSGTSYAQAQPLVIQELSRPEPRAGELGVTITYSSLCHSDLSVVDGSRVRPLPMALGHEAVGRVAAVGDGVTDVAVGDHVVLVFVPSCGSCRACRAGRPALCHRAADVNGSGDLLHGEALLRTPAGERINHHLGVSAFADYAVVARESVVVIDDDVPDTVAAMFGCAVLTGMGAVLNTADIREGQSVAVFGLGAVGLSAVMAAALAGASAVIAIDPNTAKHGLATKCGATSVGTPEDAARLIAEAAGDGVDIAVEAVGSARVMASCLGQVTRGGAVVSVGLPHPSAELTVPALQFAGAGKRLLGSYMGDAVPERDIPLYLGYWRGGKLPVELLHTDTRPLAEINEGLDALAAGQVVRRLFQA, encoded by the coding sequence ATGCGCGCAGCAGTCCTCTCCTCCACAGTTCCTTCCGGGACCAGCTATGCCCAGGCGCAGCCCCTGGTGATCCAGGAGCTCAGCCGTCCCGAGCCCCGCGCCGGCGAGCTGGGGGTCACCATCACCTACTCCAGCCTGTGCCACTCAGACCTGTCAGTGGTGGACGGATCCCGTGTCCGGCCGCTTCCCATGGCGCTGGGGCACGAGGCCGTGGGGCGGGTGGCGGCAGTGGGTGATGGCGTCACCGATGTTGCAGTGGGGGACCACGTGGTCCTTGTTTTCGTTCCGAGCTGCGGTTCCTGCCGGGCCTGCCGGGCGGGGAGGCCTGCCCTTTGCCACCGGGCCGCCGACGTCAACGGCTCGGGTGACCTGCTGCACGGCGAGGCGCTGCTGCGCACTCCGGCGGGGGAGCGGATCAACCACCATCTGGGGGTGTCCGCCTTCGCGGATTACGCGGTGGTTGCCCGCGAGTCTGTGGTGGTGATCGACGACGACGTTCCCGACACAGTCGCGGCCATGTTCGGTTGCGCCGTGCTCACCGGAATGGGAGCCGTCCTCAACACGGCCGACATCCGGGAAGGCCAGTCGGTTGCCGTCTTCGGCCTCGGCGCCGTGGGGCTTTCGGCCGTCATGGCGGCCGCGCTCGCCGGTGCCTCCGCCGTCATTGCCATTGATCCCAACACTGCCAAGCACGGACTTGCCACGAAGTGCGGGGCAACCTCAGTGGGAACCCCGGAGGACGCCGCGCGCCTGATCGCGGAAGCCGCCGGAGACGGGGTGGACATCGCGGTCGAGGCCGTGGGCTCGGCCCGGGTGATGGCCTCCTGTCTAGGACAGGTGACAAGGGGTGGCGCGGTGGTCTCCGTCGGCCTGCCGCACCCCTCCGCAGAGCTGACGGTGCCTGCGCTGCAGTTTGCCGGCGCAGGCAAGCGACTGCTGGGCTCATACATGGGCGACGCCGTACCGGAGCGGGACATTCCCCTCTACCTTGGATACTGGCGCGGGGGGAAGCTCCCGGTTGAGCTGCTGCACACTGACACCAGGCCGCTGGCGGAGATCAACGAAGGCCTCGATGCGCTCGCCGCCGGGCAGGTGGTGAGGCGGCTTTTCCAGGCCTGA